The genomic window GAGAGGCTGTCTGCAGCGGAGGGGAGCAGCTGAGGATggtacagcaacaacagcagagaAGGGATAAGTCTGGTGCAGCAGAGAGAAGGAATGAGTCTCGTGCAGCAGTAGAGACAAGAGATGAGTCTCGTGCAGCAGCAGAGATAAGTGATGAGTCTTGTGCAGCAGCAGAGATAAGAGATGAGTCTCGCACAGCAGCAGAGATAAGAGATGAGTCTCGCACAGCAGCAGAGATAAGTGATGAGTCTCCTACAGCAGCAGAGACAAGAGATGAGTCTCGTACAGCAGTAGGGGTAAGTGATGAGTCTCGTACAGCAGCAGAGACAAGAGATGAGTCTCGTACAGCAGCAGAGGCAACAGATGAGTCTCGTGCAGCAGTAGAGATAAGAGATGAGTCTCGTACAGCAGCAGAGGCAAGAGAAGATTCTCGTACAGCAGCAGAGATAAGTGATGAGTCTCGTACAGCAGCAGAGATAAGTGATGAGTCTCGTGCAGCAGCAGAGAGAAGAGATGAGTCTCGTACAGCAGCAGAGGCAACAGATGAGTCTCGTGCAGCAGTAGAGATAAGAGATGAGTCTCGTACAGCAGCAGAGGCAAGAGAAGATTCTCGTACAGCAGCAGAGATAAGTGATGAGTCTCGTACAGCAGCAGAGATAAGTGATGAGTCTCGTGCAGCAGCAGAGACAAGAGATGAGTCTCGTACAGCAGCAGAGATAAGTGATGAGTCTCGTGCAGCAGCAGAGGTAAGGGATGAATACAGAAGGACTTGGGAAGGCGAGGTATATTTGCATAAGGGACGCGTTACAAAGAGGGAAAAACAGATGTTTTATGTCTTCAGTGTAGCAAAGATAATGAAGAGGGTTGAAGAATAATTAACA from Panulirus ornatus isolate Po-2019 chromosome 58, ASM3632096v1, whole genome shotgun sequence includes these protein-coding regions:
- the LOC139766708 gene encoding uncharacterized protein, producing MTCCFLVLLSQVRHGVTSSRQHGDLQVFFRAFQGGGGSSEIQEASWCRNLSCGLAFLWMSRVRRPKPIREDKIGTRQWIMKVLLYSSLTSAAARDSSLISAAVRDSSLVSAAARDSSLISAAVRDSSLISAAVRESSLASAAVRDSSLISTAARDSSVASAAVRDSSLLSAAARDSSLISAAVRDSSLISAAVRESSLASAAVRDSSLISTAARDSSVASAAVRDSSLVSAAVRDSSLTPTAVRDSSLVSAAVGDSSLISAAVRDSSLISAAVRDSSLISAAAQDSSLISAAARDSSLVSTAARDSFLLSAAPDLSLLCCCCLRMVATGFMSSSTAHVQGNSLCGCDVAAAAAEGVASKDGRYWFHEQQHSARPGKQPVWL